A part of Pieris napi chromosome 9, ilPieNapi1.2, whole genome shotgun sequence genomic DNA contains:
- the LOC125052486 gene encoding 39S ribosomal protein L4, mitochondrial has product MASLLINALKKIHISTPQIRSSLFSSSAVCSNTLTITKKDWTYPPQFTKPREVWIENMDTVEEKKLGLFELHPLVYAATPRIDIIQRNVTWQRKFRWVSWAHTKTRAEVRGGGKKPWPQKGLGRARHGSIRSPLFRGGGVAHGPRAGKTHFFMLPFHLRIHGLTSTLSAKLAQDDLHVVKDLELPSDDPEYLIDLIESRNWGPSVLIVDDTDYAPRNLTVASDSLPHVNIMPVYGLNVYSMLKHDTLILTQSAAEKIEGRILHLLHSDTKKQQAEFKLDQV; this is encoded by the exons ATGGCGTCTCTGCTTATtaatgctttaaaaaaaattcatatttctaCTCCTCAAATAAGATCTAGTTTATTTTCATCATCAGCTGTATGTTCGAATACTTTaactattacaaaaaaagatTGGACATATCCCCCTCAATTTACTAAGCCTCGGGAAGTATGGATCGAAAATATGGACACAGTAGAAGAGAAGAAATTGGGACTTTTTGAATTGCATCCTTTAGTGTATGCCGCAACACCTCGTATTGATATAATTCAACGCAATGTAACTTGGCAAAGGAAGTTTCGGTGGGTTTCATGGGCTCACACTAAAACTCGAGCGGAGGTTAGAGGTGGAGGCAAAAAGCCTTGGCCACAGAAAGGACTAGGAAGAGCGCGACATGGTTCAATTAGATCACCTTTGTTTCGTGGCGGTGGTGTCGCACATGGACCAAGAGCAGGAAAAACACACTTTTTCATGTTACCATTTCATTTGCGGATTCACGGCCTCACATCTACATTATCTGCAAAGTTGGCTCAAGATGACTTACATGTTGTTAAAGATTTAGAATTACCATCCGATGATCCAGAATACTTAATTGACCTTATTGAGTCAAGAAATTGGGGTCCATCTGTACTTATTGTTGATGA tacTGATTATGCACCAAGAAATTTAACAGTAGCAAGTGATAGTTTACCACATGTTAACATTATGCCAGTGTATGGTCtcaatgtttattcaatgtTGAAACATGATACACTCATTCTGACTCAGTCTGCCGCTGAAAAGATTGAAGGAAGAATACTTCACCTCTTGCATTCTGATACTAAAAAGCAACAGGCTGAATTCAAACTTGATCAAgtataa
- the LOC125052487 gene encoding uncharacterized protein LOC125052487 — MDDYIDMTSHLDAREILRYLNYLGIHNISGEVLKYFITDLKKLIKYDLQHKSLSPFGSDKQEGPERLHSASTFSSRSRSKAYTGKHVCCRKGFEGPRKPLSVRLVQSAPTLGQKVEEKPAQRSCSCVRIEKKPGSVKESSKPTTTLSENLIKVPKARPKKKCDPVSLYHYYSSLWEKYKPNVPGENNWSEIRWRIRQKMVGVESHPCSKVVHKFQEDRHIRKENYR, encoded by the exons ATGGACGATTATATTGATATGACTTCCCATTTAGATGCCCGAGAAATACTGAGGTACTTGAACTATTTaggtatacataatataagcgGTGaagttctaaaatattttataacag atcttaaaaagcttataaaatatgatttgcAACATAAAAGTCTTTCTCCTTTTGGTAGTGATAAGCAAGAAGGTCCAGAAAGATTGCATAGTGCTAGTACTTTTTCCTCACGAAGCCGGTCTAAAGCATATACCGGGAAACATGTATGTTGTCGTAAAGGGTTTGAAGGGCCTCGAAAGCCTCTATCTGTAAGACTAGTGCAATCTGCACCAACTTTGGGACAAAAGGTTGAAGAAAAACCTGCACAAAGATCATGTTCATGTGTTAGGATAGAAAAGAAACCTGGAAGTGTTAAAGAATCTTCTAAACCTACAACTACTTTATCTGAAAATT TAATAAAAGTTCCTAAAGCCAGGCCAAAAAAGAAATGTGACCCAGTATCTTTGTATCATTACTATTCATCATTGTGGGAAAAATATAAACCCAATGTACCTGGAGAGAATAACTGGTCTGAAATAAGGTGGAGGATTAGACAGAAAATGGTTGGAGTGGAGTCACATCCTTGTAGTAAA GTTGTCCACAAATTTCAAGAAGACAGACATATCAGAAAAGAAAACTATAGGTGA
- the LOC125052459 gene encoding myoneurin isoform X1: MNNNLCRICLEKGLLSSIFLKNYNNIYIRDMVQICSNVMVEHSDGLSDQICSNCIYKLEIAYHFKQTSESSDLQMRQHLGLELSRKYKDASIMTDPMVLQKTTLIKRCNKCKPEQRKRCRRKPDSEKMRRGPKPKPKKVHKCTQCHKEFRCQTQLDMHVRTHTGDKPFGCMFCPKQFAQKHNLTIHLRIHTGEKPYQCEMCSLLFQCVSKKLILTFSKTFSTQGNLSVHLKTHTGQKDHICEVCKKAFVTSSELNRHMTKHTGFKKFKCDLCDKGFTQKRELRLHKMRKHTVSNEADDQRDNFNTIDIVNVDDVKILPSTSKDSTHCKSDVNLTIKNQGLYLFSHSVFGQTLT; this comes from the exons atgaataataatttatgtagaaTATGTTTGGAAAAAGGACTGTTGtcatctatatttttaaaaaactataacaATATATACATCCGTGATATGGTACAAATTTGCAGCAATGTTATG GTAGAACATAGTGATGGATTATCTGATCAAATTTGTAGTAACTGTATTTACAAATTGGAAATTGCATATCATTTTAAACAAACTAGTGAAAGCTCTGATTTACAAATGAGACAACATTTGGGACTAGAACTGTCAAGAAA atataAAGATGCCAGTATAATGACTGATCCAAtg GTTCTTCAGAAGACTACATTAATAAAGAGATg taataaatgtaagCCAGAGCAAAGGAAAAGGTGTCGAAGGAAACCAGACTCTGAAAAAATGCGACGTGGCCCGAAACCAAAACCAAAAAAAGTACACAAATGTACTCAATGTCATAAAGAATTCAGATGTCAGACACAACTTGATATGCATGTTAG aaCACATACTGGGGATAAGCCATTTGGTTGTATGTTTTGCCCTAAACAATTTGCACAAAAACATAATCTCACAATACATTTACGTATACACACAGGGGAAAAACCATATCAATGTGAAATGTGCAG tttattgtttCAGTGcgttagtaaaaaattaattttaacttttagcAAAACATTCTCGACTCAAGGGAATTTATCTGTACACTTAAAAACACATACAGGTCAAAAGGATCAT atatgtGAAGTATGTAAAAAGGCATTTGTTACATCAAGTGAATTAAATAGACATATGACAAAACATAcaggttttaaaaaatttaaatgtgatCTGTGTGATAAAGGATTTACCCAAAAAAGAGAATTG AGACTACACAAAATGAGAAAACATACAGTGTCTAATGAAGCAGATGATCAAAGGGATAACTTTAATACAATAGACATTGTTAATGTTGATGATGTTAAAATATTGCCATCAACATCTAAAGATTCCACACATTGTAAGAGTGATGTAAACTTAACCATCAAAAATCAAgggttatatttatttagccaCTCAGTATTTGGACAAACTTTAACTTAA
- the LOC125052459 gene encoding zinc finger protein 420 isoform X5, whose product MNNNLCRICLEKGLLSSIFLKNYNNIYIRDMVQICSNVMVEHSDGLSDQICSNCIYKLEIAYHFKQTSESSDLQMRQHLGLELSRKYKDASIMTDPMVLQKTTLIKRCNKCKPEQRKRCRRKPDSEKMRRGPKPKPKKVHKCTQCHKEFRCQTQLDMHVRTHTGDKPFGCMFCPKQFAQKHNLTIHLRIHTGEKPYQCEMCRYVKYVKRHLLHQVN is encoded by the exons atgaataataatttatgtagaaTATGTTTGGAAAAAGGACTGTTGtcatctatatttttaaaaaactataacaATATATACATCCGTGATATGGTACAAATTTGCAGCAATGTTATG GTAGAACATAGTGATGGATTATCTGATCAAATTTGTAGTAACTGTATTTACAAATTGGAAATTGCATATCATTTTAAACAAACTAGTGAAAGCTCTGATTTACAAATGAGACAACATTTGGGACTAGAACTGTCAAGAAA atataAAGATGCCAGTATAATGACTGATCCAAtg GTTCTTCAGAAGACTACATTAATAAAGAGATg taataaatgtaagCCAGAGCAAAGGAAAAGGTGTCGAAGGAAACCAGACTCTGAAAAAATGCGACGTGGCCCGAAACCAAAACCAAAAAAAGTACACAAATGTACTCAATGTCATAAAGAATTCAGATGTCAGACACAACTTGATATGCATGTTAG aaCACATACTGGGGATAAGCCATTTGGTTGTATGTTTTGCCCTAAACAATTTGCACAAAAACATAATCTCACAATACATTTACGTATACACACAGGGGAAAAACCATATCAATGTGAAATGTGCAG atatgtGAAGTATGTAAAAAGGCATTTGTTACATCAAGTGAATTAA
- the LOC125052459 gene encoding zinc finger protein 382 isoform X3 translates to MNNNLCRICLEKGLLSSIFLKNYNNIYIRDMVQICSNVMVEHSDGLSDQICSNCIYKLEIAYHFKQTSESSDLQMRQHLGLELSRKYKDASIMTDPMVLQKTTLIKRCNKCKPEQRKRCRRKPDSEKMRRGPKPKPKKVHKCTQCHKEFRCQTQLDMHVRTHTGDKPFGCMFCPKQFAQKHNLTIHLRIHTGEKPYQCEMCSLLFQCVSKKLILTFSKTFSTQGNLSVHLKTHTGQKDHVSSVNPLFRI, encoded by the exons atgaataataatttatgtagaaTATGTTTGGAAAAAGGACTGTTGtcatctatatttttaaaaaactataacaATATATACATCCGTGATATGGTACAAATTTGCAGCAATGTTATG GTAGAACATAGTGATGGATTATCTGATCAAATTTGTAGTAACTGTATTTACAAATTGGAAATTGCATATCATTTTAAACAAACTAGTGAAAGCTCTGATTTACAAATGAGACAACATTTGGGACTAGAACTGTCAAGAAA atataAAGATGCCAGTATAATGACTGATCCAAtg GTTCTTCAGAAGACTACATTAATAAAGAGATg taataaatgtaagCCAGAGCAAAGGAAAAGGTGTCGAAGGAAACCAGACTCTGAAAAAATGCGACGTGGCCCGAAACCAAAACCAAAAAAAGTACACAAATGTACTCAATGTCATAAAGAATTCAGATGTCAGACACAACTTGATATGCATGTTAG aaCACATACTGGGGATAAGCCATTTGGTTGTATGTTTTGCCCTAAACAATTTGCACAAAAACATAATCTCACAATACATTTACGTATACACACAGGGGAAAAACCATATCAATGTGAAATGTGCAG tttattgtttCAGTGcgttagtaaaaaattaattttaacttttagcAAAACATTCTCGACTCAAGGGAATTTATCTGTACACTTAAAAACACATACAGGTCAAAAGGATCATGTAAGTTCAGTAAATCCTCTTTTTAGAATATAG
- the LOC125052459 gene encoding zinc finger protein 420 isoform X6 translates to MNNNLCRICLEKGLLSSIFLKNYNNIYIRDMVQICSNVMVEHSDGLSDQICSNCIYKLEIAYHFKQTSESSDLQMRQHLGLELSRKYKDASIMTDPMVLQKTTLIKRCNKCKPEQRKRCRRKPDSEKMRRGPKPKPKKVHKCTQCHKEFRCQTQLDMHVRTHTGDKPFGCMFCPKQFAQKHNLTIHLRIHTGEKPYQCEMCSALVKN, encoded by the exons atgaataataatttatgtagaaTATGTTTGGAAAAAGGACTGTTGtcatctatatttttaaaaaactataacaATATATACATCCGTGATATGGTACAAATTTGCAGCAATGTTATG GTAGAACATAGTGATGGATTATCTGATCAAATTTGTAGTAACTGTATTTACAAATTGGAAATTGCATATCATTTTAAACAAACTAGTGAAAGCTCTGATTTACAAATGAGACAACATTTGGGACTAGAACTGTCAAGAAA atataAAGATGCCAGTATAATGACTGATCCAAtg GTTCTTCAGAAGACTACATTAATAAAGAGATg taataaatgtaagCCAGAGCAAAGGAAAAGGTGTCGAAGGAAACCAGACTCTGAAAAAATGCGACGTGGCCCGAAACCAAAACCAAAAAAAGTACACAAATGTACTCAATGTCATAAAGAATTCAGATGTCAGACACAACTTGATATGCATGTTAG aaCACATACTGGGGATAAGCCATTTGGTTGTATGTTTTGCCCTAAACAATTTGCACAAAAACATAATCTCACAATACATTTACGTATACACACAGGGGAAAAACCATATCAATGTGAAATGTGCAG TGcgttagtaaaaaattaa
- the LOC125052459 gene encoding zinc finger protein 32 isoform X4, with product MNNNLCRICLEKGLLSSIFLKNYNNIYIRDMVQICSNVMVEHSDGLSDQICSNCIYKLEIAYHFKQTSESSDLQMRQHLGLELSRKYKDASIMTDPMVLQKTTLIKRCNKCKPEQRKRCRRKPDSEKMRRGPKPKPKKVHKCTQCHKEFRCQTQLDMHVRTHTGDKPFGCMFCPKQFAQKHNLTIHLRIHTGEKPYQCEMCSKTFSTQGNLSVHLKTHTGQKDHVSSVNPLFRI from the exons atgaataataatttatgtagaaTATGTTTGGAAAAAGGACTGTTGtcatctatatttttaaaaaactataacaATATATACATCCGTGATATGGTACAAATTTGCAGCAATGTTATG GTAGAACATAGTGATGGATTATCTGATCAAATTTGTAGTAACTGTATTTACAAATTGGAAATTGCATATCATTTTAAACAAACTAGTGAAAGCTCTGATTTACAAATGAGACAACATTTGGGACTAGAACTGTCAAGAAA atataAAGATGCCAGTATAATGACTGATCCAAtg GTTCTTCAGAAGACTACATTAATAAAGAGATg taataaatgtaagCCAGAGCAAAGGAAAAGGTGTCGAAGGAAACCAGACTCTGAAAAAATGCGACGTGGCCCGAAACCAAAACCAAAAAAAGTACACAAATGTACTCAATGTCATAAAGAATTCAGATGTCAGACACAACTTGATATGCATGTTAG aaCACATACTGGGGATAAGCCATTTGGTTGTATGTTTTGCCCTAAACAATTTGCACAAAAACATAATCTCACAATACATTTACGTATACACACAGGGGAAAAACCATATCAATGTGAAATGTGCAG cAAAACATTCTCGACTCAAGGGAATTTATCTGTACACTTAAAAACACATACAGGTCAAAAGGATCATGTAAGTTCAGTAAATCCTCTTTTTAGAATATAG
- the LOC125052459 gene encoding zinc finger protein 559 isoform X2, protein MNNNLCRICLEKGLLSSIFLKNYNNIYIRDMVQICSNVMVEHSDGLSDQICSNCIYKLEIAYHFKQTSESSDLQMRQHLGLELSRKYKDASIMTDPMVLQKTTLIKRCNKCKPEQRKRCRRKPDSEKMRRGPKPKPKKVHKCTQCHKEFRCQTQLDMHVRTHTGDKPFGCMFCPKQFAQKHNLTIHLRIHTGEKPYQCEMCSKTFSTQGNLSVHLKTHTGQKDHICEVCKKAFVTSSELNRHMTKHTGFKKFKCDLCDKGFTQKRELRLHKMRKHTVSNEADDQRDNFNTIDIVNVDDVKILPSTSKDSTHCKSDVNLTIKNQGLYLFSHSVFGQTLT, encoded by the exons atgaataataatttatgtagaaTATGTTTGGAAAAAGGACTGTTGtcatctatatttttaaaaaactataacaATATATACATCCGTGATATGGTACAAATTTGCAGCAATGTTATG GTAGAACATAGTGATGGATTATCTGATCAAATTTGTAGTAACTGTATTTACAAATTGGAAATTGCATATCATTTTAAACAAACTAGTGAAAGCTCTGATTTACAAATGAGACAACATTTGGGACTAGAACTGTCAAGAAA atataAAGATGCCAGTATAATGACTGATCCAAtg GTTCTTCAGAAGACTACATTAATAAAGAGATg taataaatgtaagCCAGAGCAAAGGAAAAGGTGTCGAAGGAAACCAGACTCTGAAAAAATGCGACGTGGCCCGAAACCAAAACCAAAAAAAGTACACAAATGTACTCAATGTCATAAAGAATTCAGATGTCAGACACAACTTGATATGCATGTTAG aaCACATACTGGGGATAAGCCATTTGGTTGTATGTTTTGCCCTAAACAATTTGCACAAAAACATAATCTCACAATACATTTACGTATACACACAGGGGAAAAACCATATCAATGTGAAATGTGCAG cAAAACATTCTCGACTCAAGGGAATTTATCTGTACACTTAAAAACACATACAGGTCAAAAGGATCAT atatgtGAAGTATGTAAAAAGGCATTTGTTACATCAAGTGAATTAAATAGACATATGACAAAACATAcaggttttaaaaaatttaaatgtgatCTGTGTGATAAAGGATTTACCCAAAAAAGAGAATTG AGACTACACAAAATGAGAAAACATACAGTGTCTAATGAAGCAGATGATCAAAGGGATAACTTTAATACAATAGACATTGTTAATGTTGATGATGTTAAAATATTGCCATCAACATCTAAAGATTCCACACATTGTAAGAGTGATGTAAACTTAACCATCAAAAATCAAgggttatatttatttagccaCTCAGTATTTGGACAAACTTTAACTTAA
- the LOC125052460 gene encoding NADH dehydrogenase [ubiquinone] 1 subunit C2, with product MSSQLSAIDLLKLGDEGRKKPFLNQYWSYIMGVAFGLGTGVFMNFGTRRPIMSGIQKHVIATVGWCGLLTYVQKYRDDYLAEKDAVFRHYIELHSEDFPVPERKKIADILEPWVPIR from the exons atgagcAGCCAGCTTTCAGCTATTGATCTTTTAAAACTTGGTGATGAAGGAAGAAAAAAACcgtttttaaatcaatattggTCTTATATAATGGGAGTTGCGTTTGGCCTGGGCACGGGAGTTTTCATGAATTTTGGGACTCGTCGACCTATTATGAGTG GTATTCAAAAGCATGTTATTGCAACTGTTGGCTGGTGTGGCTTACTTACATACGTGCAAAAGTACAGGGATGATTATTTAGCTGAAAAAGATGCCGTTTTTAGACACTACATTGAGTTGCACTCTGAAGATTTTCCTGTACCAG aaaGAAAGAAGATTGCAGATATCCTGGAACCCTGGGTGCCTATCAGATAA
- the LOC125052421 gene encoding rRNA-processing protein FCF1 homolog, translated as MGKQKKTRKIVEKRFAQMKKMISPNDSRIKPSERKGSSKKKPDPHSLKIREVPQSSSALFFQYNTQLGPPYHIIIDTNFINFSIKNKLDIVQNMMDCLYAKCIPYITDCVLGELEKLGRKYRVALRIIKDPRFERLGCLHKGTYADDCIVQRVTQHKCYIVATNDKDLKRRLRKIPGVPIMYVADHKYTIERMPDAYGAPKGAI; from the exons atG GGCAAGCAAAAGAAAACTAGAAAGATAGTTGAAAAGAGATTTGCACAAATGAAGAAAATGATAAGCCCCAACGACAGTAGGATAAAGCCAAGTGAACGCAAAGGttcgtcaaaaaagaaaccgGACCCACATTCTTTAAAGATACGAGAAGTGCCACAATCGAGTTCAGCTTTATTCTTTCAATATAACACACAGCTTGGCCCTCCCTACCACATCATTATCGATAccaactttattaatttttctattaaaaataagttagaTATAGTACAAAATATGATGGACTGTTTGTATGCTAAATGTATTCCATACATTACCGATTGTGTATTAGGAGAACTAGAAAAACTTGGACGGAAATACAGAGTAGCCTTAAGAATAATCAAAGACCCTCGATTTGAAAGACTGGGTTGTTTACATAAAGGAACATATGCTGATGACTGTATTGTTCAAAGAGTTACACAACACAAATGTTATATTGTAGCTACTAATGATAAAGACTTAAAAAGACGATTAAGGAAAATACCTGGTGTACCAATCATGTATGTTGCAGATCATAAATATACTATAGAGAGAATGCCTGATGCTTATGGGGCACCAAAAGGtgcaatttaa
- the LOC125052420 gene encoding DNA methyltransferase 1-associated protein 1 — protein MADILDILDIEQPSASEITKDSIIHGDKNKKKYVTAKAVRRPEGMHREVFALLYNDNKELPPLLPTDTGKAYKQNKAKLGMRKVRKWAWAPFTNPARKDNAVFHHWKRAADEAKEYPFAQFNKQVSIPSYSESEYNQYLKSEDWSQAETDHLMDLCQRFDLRFIIIHDRWDKAAFRDRSVEDLKERYYNICAILSKVKTNPWSNTVTMVNGEKRVYHYDADHERKRKEQLKRLFERTQEQIDEEQMLLTEVKKIEARKRERERKTQDLQKLISRADSGGNNIIQTNINDGANTLTSASSIARRHDRKLHKKKISSQQRPVRAVEAVTVEWAGIKFPEARGTGVWLRSQRMKLPPGIGQRKTKALEQELRLMSIDIAPTPTEAICKHFNELRSDLALVLDLKNALASCEFELQALRHQYEALNPGKTLTIPPSLCNTNTDGESKPVGEIIDVVGSPSTLNNTI, from the exons GTATAATACATGgtgataaaaataagaaaaagtaTGTTACTGCAAAAGCAGTCCGAAGGCCTGAGGGAATGCATCGTGAAGTGTTTGCGTTGCTGTATAATGATAACAAGGAATTGCCACCTTTATTGCCTACTGATACTG GTAAAgcatacaaacaaaataaagctaAGCTTGGTATGCGGAAAGTTAGAAAGTGGGCCTGGGCACCATTTACAAACCCAGCTCGGAAAGACAATGCTGTATTTCATCACTGGAAAAGAGCTGCAGATGAAGCTAAAGAATATCCTTTTGCACAATTCAACAAG CAAGTATCTATTCCATCATACTCTGAATCAGAGTATAATCAATACTTGAAATCAGAAGACTGGAGTCAAGCTGAAACTGACCATTTAATGGACTTGTGTCAAAGATTTGATCTCCGCTTCATTATTATTCATGATAGATGGGACAAAGCTGCTTTTAGAGATAGAAGTGTTGAAGACTTAAAGGAAAGATATTACAACATTTGTGCAATTTTGAGTAAG GTCAAAACAAATCCCTGGTCAAATACAGTCACAATGGTGAATGGTGAAAAGAGAGTGTACCACTATGATGCAGACCATGAAAGAAAGAGGAAGGAACAGTTGAAGAGGCTGTTTGAAAGGACTCAAGAACAA ATTGATGAAGAACAAATGCTGTTGACTGAAGTAAAGAAGATTGAGGCAAGAAAGCGGGAAAGAGAAAGAAAGACACAGGATCTGCAAAAACTTATATCTCGGGCTGACAGTGGAGGCAATAATATAATCCAAACAAACATTAATGATGGGGCCAATACTCTGACAAGTGCATCTAGTATAGCTAGGCGCCATGACCgaaagttacataaaaaaaaaatatcatcacAACAAAGACCTGTTCGCGCTGTTGAAGCAGtg ACGGTAGAATGGGCGGGCATAAAGTTTCCCGAGGCTCGTGGTACTGGCGTTTGGCTACGCTCTCAGCGTATGAAGTTACCTCCTGGAATTGGTCAGAGGAAGACAAAAGCGTTAGAACAGGAATTGCGTCTTATGtctatag ATATCGCACCCACACCTACAGAAGCTATTTGTAAGCATTTCAATGAGTTGCGGTCTGATTTGGCCCTAGTActggatttaaaaaatgcattGGCTTCATGTGAATTTGAACTGCAAGCACTGCGGCATCAGTATGAAGCGCTAAATCCGGGAAAA ACCCTGACAATACCACCATCATTGTGCAATACCAACACTGATGGAGAATCAAAACCTGTTGGTGAAATAATTGATGTCGTAGGCTCACCAAGTACATTGAATAACACTATTTAA